Proteins encoded together in one Synechococcus sp. BL107 window:
- a CDS encoding NAD(P) transhydrogenase subunit alpha, with protein sequence MESSFVEFLWVLLLGSLLGLELIGKVPPTLHTPLMSGANAISGITVLAALTAIIKADGNPTLLVLGSVSLGFALFNVIGGFLVTDRMLAMFSRKPARKENR encoded by the coding sequence ATGGAATCCTCGTTTGTTGAATTTCTATGGGTGCTGCTCTTGGGCAGCCTTCTTGGTCTTGAACTGATCGGGAAAGTGCCACCCACACTGCACACACCGTTGATGAGTGGTGCCAATGCGATCTCGGGCATCACGGTGTTGGCGGCTCTCACCGCGATCATTAAGGCCGACGGCAATCCAACCCTGTTGGTGCTCGGCTCGGTCTCCCTGGGTTTTGCCCTGTTCAACGTGATCGGTGGCTTTCTCGTCACGGATCGAATGCTGGCGATGTTCAGCCGTAAGCCCGCACGCAAGGAGAACCGCTGA